From the Heliangelus exortis chromosome 14, bHelExo1.hap1, whole genome shotgun sequence genome, one window contains:
- the PHF6 gene encoding PHD finger protein 6 isoform X1: MTTSVGQKKVSSRQRKCGFCRSNKDNECGQLLMSENQKVAAHHKCMLFSSALVSSHTDNESLGGFSIEDIQKEIKRGTKLMCSLCHCPGATIGCDVKTCHKTYHYYCALHDKAQIREKPSQGIYMILCRKHKKTTHNSEADLEENINEHELEPSPPKGKRRGRKGKPRKTNLKGQSEDTRSTSSHGTDEIESSSYRDRSPHRSSPSDTKPKCGFCHAGEEENEARGKLHIFNAKKAAAHYKCMLFSSGTVQLTTTSRAEFGDFDIKTVLQEIKRGKRMKCTLCSQPGATIGCEIKACIKTYHYHCGVEDKAKYIENMSRGIYKLYCKNHSGNDERDEEDEERESKSRGKTGTDHNDIPQQQLNGN; this comes from the exons ATGACAACCTCAGTTGGACAGAAAAAAGTCTCTTCAAGACAAAGGAAGTGTGGGTTTTGTAGATCTAATAAAGATAATGAATGTGGACAATTATTGATGTCAGAAAACCAGAAGGTGGCAGCACATCACAAATGTATG cTGTTCTCATCTGCACTGGTATCTTCACACACTGATAATGAGAGTCTTGGTGGATTCTCTATTGAAGatattcagaaagaaataaagagaggCACTAAACTG atgtGCTCTTTATGCCATTGTCCTGGAGCAACCATTGGCTGTGATGTGAAAACATGTCACAAGACATATCACTACTACTGTGCTTTGCATGATAAAGCTCAGATAAGAGAGAAACCCTCACAAGGCATATACAT GATTTTATGTcgaaaacacaagaaaactaCGCATAACTCTGAAG CagatttagaagaaaatatcaATGAACACGAGTTGGAGCCTTCACCtcccaaaggaaaaaggaggggtCGTAAGGGAAAGCcaagaaaaactaatttaaaaggGCAATCAGAAGACACTAGATCTACGTCCTCACATGGCACAGATGAAATAGAAAGCAGTTCCTAT agagaCAGGTCTCCCCACAGAAGCAGCCCCAGTGATACAAAACCTAAATGTGGATTCTGTCATGCaggtgaagaagaaaatgaagctaGAGGAAAGCTTCATATATTTAATGCCAAAAAGGCTGCAGCACACTATAAGTGCATG TTGTTCTCTTCTGGCACTGTCCAGCTAACAACAACTTCAAGGGCAGAGTTTGGTGATTTTGATATAAAAACTGTACTTCAAGAaatcaagagaggaaaaagaatg AAATGCACACTTTGCAGCCAGCCTGGTGCTACTATTGGGTGTGAAATCAAAGCCTGCATAAAAACATACCATTACCACTGTGGAGTAGAAGACAAAGCTAAATACATTGAGAATATGTCACGAGGAATTTATAA ACTCTATTGTAAAAACCATAGTGGAAATGATGAAAGAGATGAAGAGGATGAAGAACGAGAAAGTAAAAGCCGTGGCAAAACAGGCACTGACCATAATGAcattcctcagcagcagctcaatGGAAACTAG
- the PHF6 gene encoding PHD finger protein 6 isoform X2 has translation MTTSVGQKKVSSRQRKCGFCRSNKDNECGQLLMSENQKVAAHHKCMLFSSALVSSHTDNESLGGFSIEDIQKEIKRGTKLMCSLCHCPGATIGCDVKTCHKTYHYYCALHDKAQIREKPSQGIYMILCRKHKKTTHNSEDLEENINEHELEPSPPKGKRRGRKGKPRKTNLKGQSEDTRSTSSHGTDEIESSSYRDRSPHRSSPSDTKPKCGFCHAGEEENEARGKLHIFNAKKAAAHYKCMLFSSGTVQLTTTSRAEFGDFDIKTVLQEIKRGKRMKCTLCSQPGATIGCEIKACIKTYHYHCGVEDKAKYIENMSRGIYKLYCKNHSGNDERDEEDEERESKSRGKTGTDHNDIPQQQLNGN, from the exons ATGACAACCTCAGTTGGACAGAAAAAAGTCTCTTCAAGACAAAGGAAGTGTGGGTTTTGTAGATCTAATAAAGATAATGAATGTGGACAATTATTGATGTCAGAAAACCAGAAGGTGGCAGCACATCACAAATGTATG cTGTTCTCATCTGCACTGGTATCTTCACACACTGATAATGAGAGTCTTGGTGGATTCTCTATTGAAGatattcagaaagaaataaagagaggCACTAAACTG atgtGCTCTTTATGCCATTGTCCTGGAGCAACCATTGGCTGTGATGTGAAAACATGTCACAAGACATATCACTACTACTGTGCTTTGCATGATAAAGCTCAGATAAGAGAGAAACCCTCACAAGGCATATACAT GATTTTATGTcgaaaacacaagaaaactaCGCATAACTCTGAAG atttagaagaaaatatcaATGAACACGAGTTGGAGCCTTCACCtcccaaaggaaaaaggaggggtCGTAAGGGAAAGCcaagaaaaactaatttaaaaggGCAATCAGAAGACACTAGATCTACGTCCTCACATGGCACAGATGAAATAGAAAGCAGTTCCTAT agagaCAGGTCTCCCCACAGAAGCAGCCCCAGTGATACAAAACCTAAATGTGGATTCTGTCATGCaggtgaagaagaaaatgaagctaGAGGAAAGCTTCATATATTTAATGCCAAAAAGGCTGCAGCACACTATAAGTGCATG TTGTTCTCTTCTGGCACTGTCCAGCTAACAACAACTTCAAGGGCAGAGTTTGGTGATTTTGATATAAAAACTGTACTTCAAGAaatcaagagaggaaaaagaatg AAATGCACACTTTGCAGCCAGCCTGGTGCTACTATTGGGTGTGAAATCAAAGCCTGCATAAAAACATACCATTACCACTGTGGAGTAGAAGACAAAGCTAAATACATTGAGAATATGTCACGAGGAATTTATAA ACTCTATTGTAAAAACCATAGTGGAAATGATGAAAGAGATGAAGAGGATGAAGAACGAGAAAGTAAAAGCCGTGGCAAAACAGGCACTGACCATAATGAcattcctcagcagcagctcaatGGAAACTAG